From the genome of Aliarcobacter lanthieri:
TGCTTTTGCTAAAGATTCTATAACTCTTTTGTTTACTTTACTTCCATCAATTCTTGAAATAAAATCTGCAAAATCTGTAAAGTAACCATCTTCTCTTGTTTTTAAAATAGAGTTAATAGCTACATCTCCAGCACCTTTGATTGCACCCATTCCAAACATTACAACTTCTTTACCATCTACTTTTTTTGCTGAAAATACAAGATCAGATTTATTTATGTCTGGTGGGAAAAGTTCTAACCCTAGTCTTTTTACTTCATCTACATATCTTACAACTTTATCAGTATTGTCTTTTTCTAGTGTTAAAAGTGCTGCCATAAATTCTGATGAATAGTAGCATTTTAAATAAGAAGTATAAAAAGTAATAAGAGCATAAGCAGCTGAGTGAGATTTGTTAAAACCATATCCAGCAAACTTTACAATCAAATCAAAAAGTTCTTCTGCATAGGCTCTTGTATATCCTTTTTGTTCTGCTCCATCTGCAAACTGCCCTTTTAATTTATCCATTTCCTCTTTAATTTTTTTACCCATTGCTCTTCGCACTAAGTCAGCACCACCTAGTGAAAATCCACCAACACTTTGAACAATTTGCATAACTTGCTCTTGATAAACAATAACTCCATAAGTATTTTCTAAAATAGGTTTTAGTGCAGATTCCAATTCATCATGGAAATAATCAATTTTTGCACGACCATGTTTTCTTTCGATAAAATCATCAAGCATTCCAGATTCCATTGGTCCTGGACGATATAGTGCAAGAACGGCAACAATATCCTCAAAATTTGAAGGCTTTAATCTTTTACATAAATCTTGCATACCATCTGATTCTATTTGGAATAGTCCTAAAGTATCTCCAGTTTGGATTAGGTCATAAACACCTTTATCATTTACATCAATTGTTCTAAAGTCAATTCTTTTATTATGTCGTTGTTCAATAAGCTTGATAGCTTCATCAATAACAGTTAAAGTTTTAAGTCCTAAAAAGTCAAATTTGATTAAATCAACATCTTCTATATATTTTCCGTTATATTGAGTGGCTATTGTATCAAGTCCACTTGGTTTAAAAAGTGGTGTTTTATTCCAAAGTGGTTCATTTGAAATAACTACTCCAGCAGCATGTGTTCCTGCATTTCTATTTAATCCTTCTAAAGCTAAAGCATATTCCCAAACTCTTGCTGCTTGTGGATCAGCTTCACAAAGTTCTTTTATCTTTGATTCTTTTTCCCAAGATTGTGTAAGGTTTATACCTAAATCATCAGGTATAAGCTTTGCCATAGCATCAGCTTTTGCATAAGGCATATCTAAAACTCTAGCAACATCTCGAATTACCCCTTTTGCTAAAAGTTTACCAAAAGTAATAATTTGGGCAACATTGGCTCGTCCATATTGTTTTACAACATAGTCTATAATTTCTCCTCTTCTACTTTGACAAAAGTCCATATCAATATCGGGCATACTTACCCTTTCTGGATTTAAAAACCTTTCAAAAAGTAGACCATAAGGAATTGGGTCAATATCTGTAATCTTTAAACTATATGCAACTAAACTTCCAGCAGCACTTCCTCTTCCAGGACCAACAGGAATCCCCATCTCTTTTGCAACTCTTACGAAATCCCAAACTATTAGCATATATCCTGGGAATTTCATATTATTGATAATATTTATTTCAACTTCTAGTCGTTCTTTATATTCTTCATGTTTTTCAGATGGAACAAGTTTTAATCTATCTTCAAGTCCTTTTCTACATTCAAAACAAAACAAAACTTTATCATTTTCTAAAGAGTATTCATTTTCTGGTTCAGGGATATCTAAATTTATCTCTTTTAATTTATCTCTTGTAAATTTAAAATTTGGTGGTGTTGGATTTCCTAATTTTATAGTTAAATTACATTTATCTGCTATTTCTTGAGTATTTTCTATCGCTTCTGGAATATCTGCATAAAGTTTTGCTATTTGTTCTGGTGATTTTAAATAAAATTCATGAACACTATGTCTTAATCTATTTGGATCATCATAAAGTTTATTCATAGCTATACACATAAAAGCTTCATGCGCATCAGCATCTTTTTGTTCTAAATAGTGTGTATCATTTGTTGCAACTACTTTTATACCAGTTTCATATGCAATTTTTAATATTTGATCATCAATAAAATGTTGATCACCTATTCCATGTCTCATAATCTCAAGGTAAAAATCATCTCCAAAAATCTCTTTATACTCAAGAGCTATTTTTTTTGCTTCTTCATACCCTTTTGCACCAAACTTTAAATTTCTTTCATTTTGTGTATTTAAATGCCAATTTACTTCACCTTGAAGACAAGCAGCACTACAAATAAGTCCTTCAGAGTTTTCTTTTAATAGTTTCTTGTTTATTCTTGGATAGTAATAAAAACCTTCCATATAAGCTTTTGAACTAAGATACATAAGATTTTTGTACCCTACTTCATTTTTTGCATATAAGCATAAGTGAAATCTCTGTCTATTTGTTTTATCACTTATTTCTTCACTATTGTGGATATAAGCTTCCATTCCAATAATAGGTTTTATTCCTTCAGCTCTCATAGC
Proteins encoded in this window:
- the dnaE gene encoding DNA polymerase III subunit alpha, with product MSQIPQFTHLHLHTEYSLLDGANKIKPLAKKIKALGMTSVAMTDHGNMFGAIDFYNAMRAEGIKPIIGMEAYIHNSEEISDKTNRQRFHLCLYAKNEVGYKNLMYLSSKAYMEGFYYYPRINKKLLKENSEGLICSAACLQGEVNWHLNTQNERNLKFGAKGYEEAKKIALEYKEIFGDDFYLEIMRHGIGDQHFIDDQILKIAYETGIKVVATNDTHYLEQKDADAHEAFMCIAMNKLYDDPNRLRHSVHEFYLKSPEQIAKLYADIPEAIENTQEIADKCNLTIKLGNPTPPNFKFTRDKLKEINLDIPEPENEYSLENDKVLFCFECRKGLEDRLKLVPSEKHEEYKERLEVEINIINNMKFPGYMLIVWDFVRVAKEMGIPVGPGRGSAAGSLVAYSLKITDIDPIPYGLLFERFLNPERVSMPDIDMDFCQSRRGEIIDYVVKQYGRANVAQIITFGKLLAKGVIRDVARVLDMPYAKADAMAKLIPDDLGINLTQSWEKESKIKELCEADPQAARVWEYALALEGLNRNAGTHAAGVVISNEPLWNKTPLFKPSGLDTIATQYNGKYIEDVDLIKFDFLGLKTLTVIDEAIKLIEQRHNKRIDFRTIDVNDKGVYDLIQTGDTLGLFQIESDGMQDLCKRLKPSNFEDIVAVLALYRPGPMESGMLDDFIERKHGRAKIDYFHDELESALKPILENTYGVIVYQEQVMQIVQSVGGFSLGGADLVRRAMGKKIKEEMDKLKGQFADGAEQKGYTRAYAEELFDLIVKFAGYGFNKSHSAAYALITFYTSYLKCYYSSEFMAALLTLEKDNTDKVVRYVDEVKRLGLELFPPDINKSDLVFSAKKVDGKEVVMFGMGAIKGAGDVAINSILKTREDGYFTDFADFISRIDGSKVNKRVIESLAKAGVFDSFGYTRKSILNQIEKIMDSVAKASTAKKMATGSLFGDSEELTKIDVELDHLDEFSSKELLELEKASLGFYVSGHPLDEYKDKLEKINYTLSSQIDELADGSQILIVGKVETISEKISKKGSKFGIVSILDYHGTVEFMLFEDKLKDLRDSFDLEEPIAFKVRISKTEQFTRMSVLKIETIFDAQKEKVKIKQKEVIEPPITISIPFSEDENLMHDLFDLVANNQGKRELKILIKSKLADLEIETGFKVNSEIEKLIHNIKGAYIEDVSDTSNK